The following proteins come from a genomic window of Acuticoccus sediminis:
- a CDS encoding DMT family transporter, which yields MALFAAAMLIIPAIDACGKVLSTQISPFEVGLFRNLIQTGILFVALPLMGRAIFTPEVRAYLGRIALCGMFLSVCGGFMFWGLQTLPLANAIAIFFAEPLILTIFSVLFLGEKVGRHRTIAVLVGLLGALVVIRPNFAAFGWAALMPLASATLFAGAMTILRSLSGRVDAMRIQAMAGVFGSLTLSVLLIVGGIYSVGILEFTTPTAELWVLVLAVGLGATLVQLMMTVALRMAEASMLASFQYLEIVSATAIGYLVFGEFPDPLTWLGTAIILGAGLYVVHRERRRAVELRLAARRYGVGAPQPPELTTEPMP from the coding sequence ATGGCCCTGTTCGCGGCGGCGATGTTGATCATTCCGGCGATCGACGCGTGCGGTAAGGTCCTGTCGACGCAGATCTCGCCGTTCGAGGTCGGCCTGTTCCGAAATCTCATCCAGACCGGAATTCTCTTCGTGGCGCTGCCCCTCATGGGCCGCGCCATTTTCACGCCGGAGGTCCGCGCCTACCTCGGCCGCATCGCCCTGTGCGGGATGTTCCTCTCCGTCTGCGGCGGCTTCATGTTCTGGGGCCTGCAGACCCTGCCGCTCGCGAACGCCATCGCCATCTTCTTCGCCGAGCCGCTGATCCTGACGATCTTCAGCGTCCTGTTCCTGGGCGAGAAGGTGGGCCGGCACCGGACCATCGCGGTGCTGGTCGGGCTTCTCGGCGCGCTCGTCGTGATCCGCCCGAACTTCGCGGCGTTCGGCTGGGCCGCGCTGATGCCCCTCGCGTCCGCCACGCTCTTCGCCGGAGCGATGACCATCCTGCGCAGCCTCTCCGGACGGGTGGACGCGATGCGCATCCAGGCGATGGCCGGCGTGTTCGGCTCGCTGACGCTCAGCGTGCTGCTCATCGTCGGCGGGATCTACTCCGTCGGGATCCTCGAATTCACGACGCCGACGGCGGAGCTCTGGGTGCTTGTGCTGGCGGTCGGCCTCGGGGCGACGCTGGTGCAGCTCATGATGACGGTGGCTCTGCGGATGGCGGAGGCGAGCATGCTGGCCTCCTTCCAGTACCTCGAGATCGTCAGCGCCACGGCCATCGGGTATCTGGTGTTCGGCGAATTCCCGGATCCGCTGACCTGGCTCGGCACCGCGATCATCCTCGGCGCCGGACTTTACGTGGTGCATCGCGAGCGGCGCCGTGCCGTCGAGCTTCGCCTCGCCGCGCGCCGCTACGGGGTCGGCGCCCCGCAGCCGCCGGAGCTGACAACCGAGCCGATGCCCTGA
- a CDS encoding flotillin family protein has protein sequence MTGELIGELILWLVLAVIVIFVVYWVMNWLYRRSTKEHAYVRTGFLGEKVVIDGGAFVWPIIHDITPVAMHTLPLDVTREREHALITKDRMRVDVEAEFYVRVRPERAAVSRAASTLGRRTLEPERLQPLLAGKFESALRIAAAEMAMGDIHEQRGTYVKRVKELAQESLEQNGLELESVAIKDIDQTALEYFNPSNRFDAEGLTALIREIEERRTLRNEIEQASMTRIRTRNLEAEKDALAIERDSEQARLEQEREIEFRRAQQRAEIARERAERQTDAERAEITARETIELARIANDQSIAEVRIQSEREIRQREIDRQRALDSAEISARRDTETARIEQERAVSESRIINEQDIEAREIARRRTIDETEIAAREATDRARIEQERAVAEARIASDEATRAREIARQKLLEAAEIAAREETEKARILQDQAIVDARIASEEGIRRREIARTRAVDEAEIEARETVEKMRIAEAAATSEERIVTDRRVRELEIARQEAVEAAEIAARQAVEAAQIARDKAIAADRIAYEQDVREREIARSRAVDQADISARRTVEEARITTDARIDEARISAREEVAINQTASEERTETARISLTKILRAERIAAEQDASEREISSGAALEAADIRRRESTERQRIEMELGLEMERIAASQEREVSDIDRKRMVEEAEEARVIELATKRTERAAAEARVKRAEIEAGRDVEKTGIEREKVIDAARLERRRATEQLEIARVQALREAEIASTEDIERARIASERGLDEARIGHETERRRREVARERDVEMAQMEKAITLYAKSLEESAARIAADNELARAAEAEERVKTVRQTEEAQRRKTIDVLMAEKAAQEARHAADAEKVRTAVEAEAQKLINEAENVLSDGARASVFRRRLLERIEGIVAASVKPMEKISDIRIVQLDGANGYGHGGEGGRQNATDEVINSALRYRMQAPLVDSLLADIGIEGGTLAKMPGLIREASDMQRIARESGGGGGSGSSGGEKGDRGSKEPKGA, from the coding sequence ATGACAGGGGAACTCATCGGCGAGCTCATCTTGTGGCTCGTCCTGGCCGTCATCGTCATCTTCGTCGTCTACTGGGTGATGAACTGGCTCTACCGCCGGTCCACCAAGGAACACGCGTACGTGCGGACCGGCTTCCTCGGTGAAAAGGTCGTCATCGACGGCGGCGCCTTCGTCTGGCCCATCATCCACGACATCACGCCCGTCGCGATGCACACCCTGCCGCTCGACGTCACGCGTGAGCGCGAGCACGCCCTCATCACCAAGGACCGGATGCGCGTGGACGTCGAGGCGGAGTTCTACGTCCGCGTCCGTCCGGAGCGCGCCGCGGTCTCCCGCGCGGCCTCCACGCTGGGCCGGCGCACGCTGGAGCCGGAGCGGCTGCAGCCGCTGCTGGCGGGCAAGTTCGAGTCCGCGCTGCGCATCGCCGCCGCCGAGATGGCGATGGGCGACATCCACGAGCAGCGCGGCACCTACGTGAAGCGCGTCAAGGAGCTCGCGCAGGAATCGCTGGAGCAGAACGGCCTGGAGCTGGAATCGGTCGCCATCAAGGACATCGACCAGACCGCGCTCGAGTACTTCAACCCCTCCAACCGCTTCGACGCCGAGGGTCTCACCGCCCTGATCCGCGAGATCGAGGAGCGGCGCACGCTGCGCAACGAGATCGAGCAGGCGTCCATGACGCGGATCCGCACGCGCAACCTGGAGGCGGAGAAGGACGCCCTCGCGATCGAGCGCGACTCCGAGCAGGCGCGCCTCGAGCAGGAGCGCGAGATCGAGTTCCGCCGAGCCCAGCAGCGCGCCGAGATCGCCCGCGAGCGGGCCGAGCGGCAGACCGACGCCGAGCGCGCCGAAATCACCGCGCGCGAGACGATCGAGCTGGCGCGCATCGCCAACGACCAGTCCATCGCCGAGGTGCGGATCCAGTCCGAAAGGGAGATCCGTCAGCGCGAGATCGACCGCCAGCGCGCCCTCGACAGCGCCGAGATCTCCGCCCGGCGCGACACCGAGACCGCCCGCATCGAGCAGGAGCGGGCGGTGTCGGAATCGCGGATCATCAACGAGCAGGACATCGAGGCGCGCGAGATCGCCCGCCGCCGCACCATCGACGAGACCGAGATCGCCGCGCGCGAGGCCACCGATCGCGCCCGCATCGAGCAGGAGCGCGCCGTCGCCGAGGCCCGGATCGCCAGCGACGAGGCGACCCGTGCCCGCGAGATCGCCCGCCAGAAGCTCCTGGAAGCGGCCGAGATCGCCGCCCGGGAGGAGACCGAGAAGGCCCGCATCCTCCAGGATCAGGCGATCGTCGACGCGCGCATCGCCAGCGAGGAGGGGATTCGCCGCCGCGAGATCGCCCGCACCCGCGCCGTGGACGAGGCCGAGATCGAGGCGCGCGAGACCGTCGAGAAGATGCGCATCGCCGAGGCCGCCGCGACGTCCGAGGAGCGCATCGTCACCGACCGCCGCGTGCGGGAGCTGGAGATCGCCCGCCAAGAAGCGGTGGAGGCGGCCGAGATCGCCGCCCGGCAGGCCGTCGAGGCGGCGCAGATCGCCCGGGACAAGGCGATCGCCGCCGACCGCATCGCCTACGAGCAGGACGTGCGCGAGCGTGAGATCGCCCGGAGCCGCGCCGTCGACCAGGCGGACATCTCCGCCCGCAGGACCGTCGAGGAGGCGCGCATCACCACCGACGCCCGGATCGACGAGGCCCGCATCTCCGCCCGCGAGGAGGTCGCCATCAACCAGACCGCGTCGGAGGAGCGGACCGAGACCGCCCGCATCTCGCTCACCAAGATCCTGCGCGCCGAGCGGATCGCGGCCGAGCAGGACGCCTCCGAGCGCGAGATCAGCAGCGGCGCGGCCCTCGAAGCGGCCGACATCCGCCGCCGCGAGTCGACCGAGCGCCAGCGCATCGAGATGGAACTCGGCCTCGAGATGGAGCGGATCGCCGCCAGCCAGGAGCGCGAGGTCTCCGACATCGACCGCAAGCGCATGGTGGAAGAGGCCGAGGAGGCCCGGGTCATCGAACTCGCGACCAAGCGGACCGAACGGGCCGCGGCCGAAGCCCGCGTCAAGCGCGCCGAGATCGAGGCGGGTCGTGACGTGGAGAAGACCGGGATCGAGCGGGAGAAGGTCATCGACGCCGCCAGGCTGGAGCGGCGCCGCGCGACCGAGCAGCTCGAGATCGCCCGCGTCCAGGCGCTGCGTGAGGCCGAGATCGCCTCGACGGAGGACATCGAGCGCGCCCGCATCGCCTCCGAGCGGGGTCTCGACGAGGCCCGCATCGGCCACGAGACGGAGCGGCGCCGCCGCGAGGTCGCCCGCGAGCGCGACGTCGAGATGGCGCAGATGGAGAAGGCCATCACCCTCTACGCCAAGTCGCTGGAGGAGAGCGCGGCGCGCATCGCCGCCGACAACGAGCTCGCCCGCGCCGCGGAGGCCGAGGAGCGCGTCAAGACGGTGCGCCAGACCGAGGAGGCGCAGCGCCGCAAGACCATCGACGTGCTGATGGCCGAGAAGGCCGCGCAGGAGGCGCGCCACGCCGCCGACGCGGAGAAGGTGCGCACCGCCGTGGAGGCCGAGGCGCAGAAGCTCATCAACGAGGCCGAGAACGTCCTCTCCGACGGCGCCCGCGCGTCCGTCTTCCGCCGCCGCCTGCTGGAGCGGATCGAGGGCATCGTCGCCGCGTCCGTCAAGCCGATGGAGAAGATCTCCGACATCCGCATCGTCCAGCTCGACGGGGCGAACGGATACGGCCATGGCGGCGAGGGCGGCCGGCAGAATGCCACCGACGAGGTGATCAACTCGGCGCTGCGCTACCGCATGCAGGCGCCGCTGGTGGATTCGCTGCTCGCCGACATCGGCATCGAGGGCGGAACGCTCGCCAAGATGCCGGGCCTCATCCGCGAGGCAAGCGACATGCAGCGCATCGCCCGCGAGTCCGGCGGCGGTGGCGGCTCGGGCAGCTCCGGCGGCGAGAAGGGCGACAGGGGCTCCAAAGAGCCGAAGGGAGCGTGA
- a CDS encoding methyltransferase domain-containing protein — MADPFQNVSDAGQELIDIMVETLENRGADPQMVPVIDAYLDDLTVAPGARIVEIGAGTGPVSRRIADRFPDASVLGVEPSPELVAEADKRVGGRANLAFAVGSGDRLAEVDGGIDIAVQHTVLSHVPDPAVLVAEAARVLKPGGRLVICDADFSKQSAGAFEDDPLQACFDLFRKTFVTDAFLAAKLPRLIADAGLTLDIFRVANRLTLTGPGVLGPVRMATKYMLDNGMIGEPLAVALVGEYERRDRDGTLYALTPFVTAISTRPRAT; from the coding sequence ATGGCCGACCCATTCCAGAACGTCTCGGACGCCGGACAGGAGCTGATCGACATCATGGTCGAAACGCTCGAGAACCGTGGCGCCGATCCGCAGATGGTACCCGTCATCGACGCCTATCTGGATGATCTGACGGTCGCCCCGGGGGCCCGGATCGTCGAGATCGGGGCCGGGACGGGTCCCGTGTCGCGTCGCATCGCCGACCGCTTCCCCGACGCCTCGGTGCTCGGCGTCGAGCCCTCGCCGGAGCTGGTGGCGGAGGCCGACAAGCGGGTCGGCGGCCGGGCCAACCTCGCCTTCGCCGTCGGCAGCGGCGACCGCCTCGCCGAGGTGGACGGCGGCATCGATATCGCGGTGCAGCACACGGTGCTCTCCCACGTGCCGGACCCTGCTGTCCTGGTGGCGGAGGCCGCACGCGTCCTGAAGCCGGGCGGCAGGCTCGTCATCTGCGACGCGGACTTCTCCAAGCAGTCCGCCGGCGCGTTCGAGGACGACCCGCTGCAGGCCTGCTTCGACCTCTTCAGGAAGACGTTCGTGACCGACGCCTTCCTCGCGGCGAAGCTGCCGCGCCTGATCGCGGACGCCGGGCTCACTCTCGACATCTTCCGCGTTGCCAACCGCCTCACGCTGACCGGACCCGGCGTCCTCGGGCCGGTGCGGATGGCGACGAAGTACATGCTCGACAACGGCATGATCGGAGAGCCGCTCGCCGTTGCGCTCGTCGGCGAGTACGAGCGGCGCGACAGAGACGGCACGCTCTACGCGCTGACACCGTTCGTGACCGCCATCTCCACCAGGCCGAGGGCGACATGA
- a CDS encoding xanthine dehydrogenase family protein molybdopterin-binding subunit, with product MPIEFRKEYFADERDDNLNEIGKPTQRQDMLGHVTGRSPFYDDHLFDGLLHIRCVRSPHHHARVRRIDTSEAERVPGVKRVILARDVPHNLNTLLSLMDFGLDDEPMIAAEGEEVRYKGEPVAAIVADTERIAREAVARVRVDYELLPHVLDVEEAIKPGAVAVNPAYPANKFVYHGKYDHQKLRYGDVDAAFRQCDRVIEGRYQMSPIEQAPIETCGAIAAPETNDRWVCYTSTQALFFSLGTAAKLLDLSSARLHLIGGTVGGGFGGKVDSIHEPLAILGAVLTGRPCKAMFDREEEMQVGAPRGAERWYVTDGVMNDGRIMARKFVGYFDAGAYTRLSSYAIIKSVGHLPGPYTIPNVYADVYCVFTNRTPATAMRGFGVTGVDFAIESHMDVVAHELGLDPIEMRILNAYRDGDMKAHRRLAKNTALVECCHVAAEKAGWPLSAEARAASSLHGGGGQRGELPAFTAQDENGRVSGYASGSYAQGERPREPVGTGRDAVPPRPSHQPPRAPQPARADLRRTPEPAGSAGPPPSAPRPERAPEPAANPDGAAPRRGPRFASISGLRRR from the coding sequence ATGCCCATTGAGTTTCGCAAGGAATATTTCGCGGACGAGCGTGACGACAATCTCAACGAGATCGGCAAGCCGACGCAGCGGCAGGACATGCTGGGGCACGTCACCGGCCGCTCGCCCTTCTACGACGACCACCTGTTCGACGGGCTGCTCCACATCCGCTGCGTGCGCTCGCCGCACCACCATGCCCGCGTGCGCCGGATCGACACCTCCGAGGCCGAGCGCGTTCCCGGGGTGAAGCGGGTGATCCTCGCCCGCGACGTGCCGCACAACCTCAACACGCTGCTCTCGCTGATGGACTTCGGCCTCGACGACGAGCCGATGATCGCCGCCGAGGGCGAGGAGGTGCGCTACAAGGGCGAACCGGTCGCGGCCATCGTCGCCGACACCGAGCGGATCGCCCGGGAGGCCGTCGCGAGGGTGCGCGTCGACTACGAGCTGCTGCCCCACGTCCTCGACGTGGAGGAGGCGATCAAGCCGGGCGCGGTGGCGGTGAACCCCGCGTACCCGGCCAACAAGTTCGTCTACCACGGCAAGTACGATCACCAGAAGCTGCGCTACGGCGACGTCGACGCCGCCTTTCGCCAGTGCGACCGGGTGATCGAGGGCCGCTACCAGATGAGCCCCATCGAGCAGGCGCCCATCGAGACCTGCGGCGCCATCGCCGCGCCCGAAACCAACGACCGCTGGGTCTGCTACACCTCGACCCAGGCGCTGTTCTTCTCCCTCGGCACCGCCGCCAAGCTCCTCGACCTCTCCTCCGCGCGGCTGCACCTCATCGGCGGCACGGTGGGCGGCGGCTTCGGCGGCAAGGTCGATTCCATCCACGAGCCGCTCGCGATCCTCGGCGCGGTCCTCACCGGGCGGCCCTGCAAGGCGATGTTCGACCGCGAGGAGGAGATGCAGGTCGGCGCCCCCCGCGGCGCCGAGCGCTGGTACGTCACCGACGGCGTGATGAACGACGGGCGCATCATGGCCCGCAAGTTCGTCGGCTACTTCGACGCCGGCGCCTACACGCGCCTCTCCTCGTACGCGATCATCAAGTCGGTCGGCCATCTTCCGGGGCCGTACACGATCCCGAACGTCTACGCCGACGTCTACTGCGTCTTCACCAACCGCACGCCGGCGACGGCGATGCGCGGCTTCGGCGTCACCGGCGTCGACTTCGCGATCGAGAGCCACATGGACGTCGTCGCCCACGAGCTGGGGCTCGACCCGATCGAGATGCGCATCCTCAACGCCTACCGCGACGGGGACATGAAAGCCCACCGGCGCCTTGCCAAGAACACGGCCCTCGTCGAGTGTTGCCATGTCGCTGCGGAGAAGGCGGGTTGGCCGCTGTCGGCGGAGGCGCGAGCGGCCTCGTCGCTACACGGCGGCGGGGGACAGCGGGGCGAGCTGCCGGCCTTCACGGCGCAGGACGAGAACGGCCGGGTTTCCGGCTACGCGTCCGGGTCGTACGCGCAGGGCGAGCGCCCCCGCGAGCCGGTCGGGACCGGGCGGGACGCCGTGCCGCCGCGTCCGTCGCACCAGCCTCCGCGCGCACCTCAGCCGGCACGGGCGGACCTGCGCCGGACGCCAGAGCCGGCGGGGTCGGCCGGTCCGCCTCCTTCTGCGCCGCGACCGGAGCGCGCACCCGAGCCGGCCGCCAACCCCGACGGGGCGGCGCCGCGCCGCGGGCCACGCTTCGCCTCGATTTCCGGCCTCCGGCGGAGGTAA
- a CDS encoding SRPBCC family protein has translation MVKIVTSTVIDAPIEAVWAVVRDFNGHDRWHPAVADSVMERGAPTDKVGGVRRFHLADGAELREQLLALDDAEMTMSYCLLDTPVPLFNYVAHCRLLPVTDGDMTFWHWESRFDTPRGRESELKTMVTNDIYYAGMNAVRAFVGERGGA, from the coding sequence ATGGTGAAGATCGTCACCTCGACCGTCATCGACGCGCCGATCGAGGCGGTGTGGGCGGTCGTGCGCGACTTCAACGGGCACGACCGCTGGCACCCGGCGGTCGCCGACTCGGTCATGGAGCGCGGCGCGCCGACGGACAAGGTCGGCGGCGTGCGGCGCTTCCACCTCGCCGACGGGGCGGAACTGCGCGAGCAACTCCTGGCGCTCGACGATGCCGAGATGACGATGAGCTACTGCCTGCTCGACACGCCGGTGCCGCTCTTCAACTACGTCGCCCACTGCCGGCTGCTGCCGGTCACCGACGGCGACATGACCTTCTGGCACTGGGAGTCGCGCTTCGACACGCCCCGGGGCCGCGAGAGCGAACTGAAAACCATGGTCACCAACGACATCTACTACGCCGGCATGAACGCGGTGCGCGCGTTCGTCGGCGAGCGGGGGGGCGCATGA
- a CDS encoding xanthine dehydrogenase family protein molybdopterin-binding subunit translates to MAIHKGRGFACINYPIGMNLGGDPSQALVHSNPDGKFMVALSSIDLGQGMKSVTRQIAAETLGVPVEDVYVDTADSDTGPHCMGSFASRGTHRVGNAVIQAAREARAVMLEAAAEELEVNASDLVTDGRGNIHVNGAPSRSITTGEACEAAQFKHGKTVSGRGIFLIPLSEVSPETGEMTPVSCFAHAAVILDLEVDDETGEVRVLEVNSAYELGRALNPRLVEQQLIGGAWMGLSHALYETTEPYYPNRDHGPTDFNHYLMPGPGDIAPHNVAVLERPAPDGPYGGKGPGEMCANPLLPAAANAVFDAVGVRITDLPITPEKILRGIRDNGGTRPGRHARAGSRQ, encoded by the coding sequence GTGGCGATCCACAAGGGCCGGGGTTTTGCCTGCATCAACTACCCCATCGGCATGAACCTCGGGGGCGACCCGTCCCAGGCGCTCGTCCACTCCAATCCGGACGGGAAGTTCATGGTGGCGCTGTCCTCCATCGACCTCGGCCAGGGGATGAAGTCCGTCACCCGCCAGATCGCCGCCGAGACGCTGGGGGTGCCGGTGGAGGACGTCTACGTCGACACCGCCGACAGCGACACCGGCCCACACTGCATGGGCTCCTTCGCCTCGCGCGGGACGCACCGCGTCGGCAACGCCGTGATCCAGGCGGCCAGGGAGGCGAGGGCGGTCATGCTCGAGGCGGCCGCCGAGGAACTTGAGGTCAACGCCTCCGACCTCGTGACCGACGGTCGCGGCAACATCCACGTCAACGGCGCGCCGTCCCGCTCCATCACCACCGGAGAGGCGTGCGAGGCGGCGCAGTTCAAGCACGGCAAGACCGTGTCGGGGCGGGGGATCTTCCTCATCCCGCTGTCGGAGGTGAGCCCCGAGACGGGGGAGATGACGCCGGTCTCCTGCTTCGCCCACGCCGCGGTCATCCTCGACCTCGAGGTCGACGACGAGACCGGCGAGGTGCGCGTCCTGGAGGTGAACTCGGCCTACGAGCTGGGCCGGGCGCTGAACCCGCGCCTCGTCGAACAGCAGCTCATCGGCGGTGCGTGGATGGGCCTCTCCCACGCCCTCTACGAGACGACCGAGCCCTACTACCCGAACCGCGACCACGGCCCGACCGACTTCAACCACTACCTGATGCCCGGGCCCGGCGACATCGCCCCCCACAACGTCGCCGTCCTGGAGCGGCCGGCGCCGGACGGTCCCTACGGCGGCAAGGGGCCCGGCGAGATGTGCGCCAACCCGCTGCTCCCCGCCGCCGCCAACGCCGTCTTCGACGCGGTCGGCGTGCGCATCACCGACCTCCCGATCACCCCGGAAAAGATCCTGCGCGGCATCCGCGACAACGGCGGTACCCGGCCGGGACGTCACGCCAGGGCCGGGAGCCGTCAGTGA
- a CDS encoding AAA family ATPase codes for MPVRPSIVGIDSPERLAIALRDAQYLAGDDLATAAYLALALGKPLLLEGAPGVGKTEAAKAIASILGRELLRLQCYEGIDSAAALYEWNYPRQMLAIRQAGEAYVNIYADDYLIARPMLEALRHPRDTVLLIDEIDRADHEFEAFLLEFLSDFSISIPERGTVRAEEHPVVILTSNRTRELHEALRRRCIYHWIDYPDARREADIVMMRASTVARDTADKVVAAVTALRAEPLAKAPGIAETVEWAEAATLLHAQGNPWPTAFRRAIGVALKDQDDLTFLDGRLEDMIEEAVA; via the coding sequence ATGCCCGTCCGCCCCTCCATCGTCGGGATCGACTCGCCAGAGCGGCTCGCCATCGCCCTGCGGGACGCGCAGTACCTGGCCGGCGACGATCTCGCGACCGCAGCCTACCTCGCGCTCGCGCTCGGCAAGCCGCTGCTGCTGGAGGGCGCGCCCGGCGTCGGCAAGACCGAGGCGGCGAAGGCCATCGCCTCGATCCTCGGGCGCGAGCTCCTGCGCCTCCAGTGCTACGAGGGGATCGATTCCGCCGCCGCCCTCTACGAATGGAACTATCCGCGGCAGATGCTGGCGATCCGCCAGGCGGGCGAGGCCTACGTCAACATCTACGCCGACGACTACCTCATCGCCCGCCCCATGCTGGAAGCGCTGCGCCACCCCCGCGATACGGTGCTCCTGATCGACGAGATCGACCGCGCGGACCACGAGTTCGAAGCCTTTCTGCTCGAATTCCTGTCCGACTTCTCGATCTCGATCCCCGAGCGCGGCACCGTGCGCGCGGAGGAGCATCCCGTCGTGATCCTCACCTCCAACCGCACCCGCGAGCTGCACGAGGCGCTGCGCCGCCGCTGCATCTACCACTGGATCGACTACCCCGACGCCCGCCGGGAGGCCGACATCGTCATGATGCGCGCCTCCACCGTCGCCCGGGACACGGCCGACAAGGTCGTCGCCGCCGTCACGGCCCTGCGCGCCGAGCCGCTCGCCAAGGCCCCCGGCATCGCCGAGACGGTCGAGTGGGCCGAGGCCGCGACGCTCCTGCACGCGCAGGGCAACCCGTGGCCGACCGCCTTCCGCCGCGCCATCGGCGTCGCCCTCAAGGACCAGGACGACCTCACCTTCCTGGACGGGCGACTGGAGGACATGATCGAGGAGGCCGTGGCGTGA
- a CDS encoding SRPBCC family protein, producing MPRVYVSSVINAPAPEVWARVRDFNALPRWHPRIRESRIEDGLPSDKIGCVRDFRLQNGDRLREKLLGLSDYDMFCTYAILESPMPLTDYVATLRITPITDGDRTFAEWSADFECAEDDVDDLVSGIGTNVFQGGFDALKRHFTR from the coding sequence GTGCCGCGCGTCTACGTCTCCAGCGTGATCAATGCGCCCGCGCCCGAGGTCTGGGCACGGGTGCGGGACTTCAACGCGCTGCCGCGCTGGCACCCGCGCATCCGCGAGAGCCGCATCGAGGACGGCCTGCCGTCCGACAAGATCGGCTGCGTGCGTGACTTCCGCCTGCAGAACGGCGACCGGCTGCGCGAGAAGCTCCTCGGCCTTTCCGACTACGACATGTTCTGCACCTACGCGATCCTCGAGAGCCCGATGCCGCTGACGGACTATGTCGCCACGCTCCGGATCACCCCGATTACCGACGGCGACCGAACTTTCGCCGAATGGTCGGCGGATTTTGAGTGCGCCGAAGACGACGTGGACGACCTCGTGAGCGGTATCGGGACCAACGTGTTCCAAGGGGGCTTCGACGCTCTGAAGCGGCACTTCACGCGCTGA
- a CDS encoding (2Fe-2S)-binding protein yields the protein MAKTPIRFTHNGDERAVFVDDGQNLLDMLRRTAGDLTPKYGCGQGTCGACTVLVDGEPQLSCLTLAETVDGRAIDTVAGLGNGRLSPLQKAFMDNFAAQCGYCTDGMLMSATALLKKNPRPTREEVVEAISGNLCRCTGYEAIINAVLAAAGGAGAASAGRR from the coding sequence ATGGCCAAGACACCCATCCGCTTCACGCACAACGGCGACGAGCGCGCGGTCTTCGTCGACGACGGGCAGAACCTCCTCGACATGCTGCGCCGCACCGCCGGCGACCTCACGCCCAAGTACGGCTGCGGGCAGGGCACCTGCGGCGCCTGCACCGTCCTCGTCGACGGCGAGCCGCAGCTCTCGTGCCTGACGCTCGCCGAGACGGTGGACGGGCGCGCGATCGACACCGTCGCCGGTCTCGGTAACGGCCGCCTCTCGCCGCTGCAGAAGGCCTTCATGGACAACTTCGCCGCCCAGTGCGGCTACTGCACCGACGGCATGCTGATGTCCGCCACCGCGCTCCTGAAGAAGAACCCGCGGCCGACGCGCGAGGAGGTGGTGGAGGCGATCTCCGGCAACCTCTGCCGCTGCACCGGCTACGAGGCGATCATCAACGCCGTCCTCGCCGCCGCCGGCGGCGCGGGCGCGGCGTCCGCGGGACGGAGGTAG
- a CDS encoding FAD binding domain-containing protein, which yields MPVSVATYASLAEAGRAFADRRTARVYSGGTIVMRAVNEGDTSFDTLIRITDRAYTEIAVGSEVRLGGGVTMGAIAAHRDLAFLAPVARVIGGPQVRSVATVAGNLFAPAPYGDLAGALMALGAQAELAGGGRVAVDELVRGGGSRALVAAVNFPRPQGELRFAKVSRVRPKGVGLMSISALLPRGGGGGDVRIVFNGMGPHPVRATAAERALSGRAGDRQAIERAAASAAEGLSPVDDALASAWYRREVAGVHLKRLLEAR from the coding sequence ATGCCGGTGAGCGTCGCCACCTACGCCTCGCTCGCCGAGGCGGGCCGGGCCTTCGCGGACCGCCGCACCGCCCGCGTCTACTCGGGCGGCACCATCGTCATGCGCGCGGTCAACGAGGGGGACACCTCGTTCGACACGCTCATCCGCATCACCGACCGCGCCTACACGGAGATTGCCGTCGGCAGCGAGGTGCGGCTGGGCGGCGGCGTCACCATGGGCGCGATCGCCGCCCACCGCGACCTCGCCTTCCTGGCGCCCGTCGCACGGGTCATCGGCGGGCCGCAGGTCCGGTCCGTGGCGACGGTGGCGGGCAACCTCTTCGCCCCGGCGCCCTACGGCGACCTCGCGGGCGCGCTCATGGCCCTCGGCGCGCAGGCCGAGCTGGCCGGCGGTGGCCGCGTCGCGGTGGACGAGCTGGTGCGGGGCGGGGGGAGCCGCGCCCTCGTCGCTGCGGTCAACTTCCCGCGCCCGCAGGGGGAGCTGCGGTTCGCCAAGGTCTCCCGCGTCAGGCCGAAGGGCGTCGGGCTGATGTCGATCTCGGCGCTGCTGCCGCGCGGCGGCGGGGGCGGGGACGTGCGCATCGTCTTCAACGGGATGGGGCCGCACCCGGTCCGCGCCACGGCTGCCGAGCGGGCACTCTCGGGCCGGGCGGGCGACCGGCAGGCGATCGAGCGGGCGGCGGCCAGCGCGGCGGAGGGCCTGTCGCCGGTCGACGACGCCCTCGCCTCCGCCTGGTACCGGCGCGAGGTCGCGGGCGTTCACCTCAAGCGTCTCCTGGAGGCCCGGTAA